The Desulfosporosinus acidiphilus SJ4 genome has a window encoding:
- a CDS encoding ABC transporter ATP-binding protein translates to MEYVIEAQDIWKRFRLFHDRAPTLKERVLFSHRRKYDDLWVLKGVDLKVERGKTIGLIGQNGSGKSTLLKLMTRILYPDRGGIQIRGKVSSLLELGAGFHPDFSGIENIYMNAAIFGLTKKDIDRKLDEIISFSELEEFIDSPVRTYSSGMYMRLAFSIAINVEPDVLLVDEILAVGDESFQKKCLNKMKSFKSLGVTTVIVSHSMSQLEMLCDELVWLHEGKIVRKGIASEVIDDYRVTMFGKENLRLEAENRQKAERSPEMIIGDGVVSENNPEFENESTFPQSIDEKRRWGNGAVNINEVVMLDNSGQSRFTFESGQPCTIQMLCKINKSISNLVFGIAIYRNDDIWCYGSNTFIDRYPVDVEKLGDEVVVRANIEKLNLVEGEYYLNVASSDGLGTQYDYWARSVIFNMYSHIKDVGVCRLDHQWEVFQALKGEHVI, encoded by the coding sequence ATGGAATATGTAATTGAGGCCCAAGATATTTGGAAAAGATTCCGGTTGTTTCATGACCGTGCACCAACTTTGAAGGAAAGAGTTCTTTTTAGTCATAGACGCAAGTATGACGATCTTTGGGTTCTAAAAGGTGTAGATCTTAAGGTGGAACGGGGGAAAACCATCGGACTAATAGGGCAGAATGGTTCGGGAAAGAGCACTCTGTTGAAACTTATGACGCGAATCTTATACCCGGACAGAGGCGGTATTCAAATAAGAGGAAAGGTTTCTAGTTTGCTTGAACTAGGAGCGGGATTCCACCCTGATTTCAGTGGAATAGAAAATATCTATATGAATGCGGCTATTTTTGGTTTGACCAAAAAGGATATCGATAGGAAGCTCGATGAAATTATTAGTTTTTCGGAACTGGAGGAGTTTATTGATAGTCCTGTGCGAACCTATTCATCAGGAATGTATATGAGGCTTGCTTTTTCCATTGCCATTAACGTTGAACCAGATGTGTTACTAGTAGATGAGATTTTGGCTGTGGGAGACGAAAGCTTTCAGAAAAAGTGTCTAAACAAGATGAAATCCTTTAAAAGCTTAGGGGTAACAACTGTCATTGTTTCCCACAGTATGAGTCAGCTAGAAATGCTTTGCGACGAACTAGTATGGCTTCATGAAGGAAAAATAGTTAGAAAAGGAATTGCTTCAGAGGTTATTGATGATTATAGGGTTACAATGTTTGGCAAAGAGAATCTGAGATTAGAAGCTGAGAATCGGCAAAAGGCAGAGCGTTCTCCGGAAATGATAATTGGCGATGGGGTTGTTTCGGAAAACAACCCAGAATTCGAAAATGAATCCACGTTTCCCCAATCAATTGATGAGAAAAGACGTTGGGGAAACGGTGCAGTAAATATCAATGAAGTCGTGATGCTGGATAATTCCGGACAATCAAGATTTACATTTGAAAGTGGTCAACCATGCACTATTCAAATGCTTTGCAAGATTAATAAATCAATTTCAAATTTGGTTTTTGGAATTGCGATTTATCGCAATGACGATATTTGGTGCTATGGAAGTAATACGTTTATTGATAGATATCCAGTAGATGTTGAGAAGCTCGGGGATGAAGTCGTTGTCAGAGCAAATATCGAAAAGCTAAATCTAGTAGAAGGTGAATATTACCTAAATGTTGCTAGCAGTGACGGTCTTGGGACACAGTATGATTATTGGGCCCGAAGCGTGATATTTAACATGTATTCACATATTAAGGATGTAGGGGTGTGCCGCTTAGATCATCAATGGGAGGTCTTTCAAGCTTTGAAAGGGGAACATGTTATCTAA
- a CDS encoding ABC transporter permease, with amino-acid sequence MVAVFRETYTYREMLKNMVKRNLRTRYKASFFGFLWTFINPLLQLVVYSLVFSTIMRMNVEHYPMFLFVVLLPWIFFTSTTQEAANLIVSNNNIIKKVYFPREILPLASTTAGLVNLGLSFIICIIALLLFQIPLTLSLLALPIVMISEFIFTLGVSLVVSAINVYFRDVEHIWGIVIMAWFYLTPIVYPLNVVPAKYLGYIFLNPMVTLMEAYRDILYYGVFPYFPGIGLFTLMSFLILIFGYKLFKHLSKGFAEQI; translated from the coding sequence ATGGTTGCAGTTTTCCGTGAGACATATACTTATAGAGAAATGTTGAAAAATATGGTGAAGCGAAATTTGCGCACACGGTATAAGGCATCATTTTTTGGATTTCTTTGGACATTTATAAATCCATTACTGCAATTGGTTGTGTATTCACTAGTATTTTCCACAATAATGAGGATGAATGTCGAGCACTATCCCATGTTCTTGTTTGTAGTGCTTTTGCCGTGGATATTCTTTACAAGCACGACTCAGGAAGCTGCGAACCTAATTGTTAGCAACAACAATATTATCAAAAAGGTATATTTTCCGCGCGAAATTCTTCCACTGGCCTCTACAACTGCAGGCCTTGTTAATTTGGGCCTAAGTTTTATTATTTGTATTATAGCTTTGCTTCTCTTTCAAATTCCCCTAACATTGAGTTTATTGGCGTTACCAATAGTCATGATAAGCGAATTTATTTTTACATTAGGGGTAAGTTTAGTTGTTTCAGCAATAAACGTCTATTTTAGAGATGTAGAACATATTTGGGGTATAGTTATAATGGCTTGGTTTTACCTGACTCCGATAGTCTACCCTTTAAACGTTGTTCCAGCGAAATATTTAGGGTATATCTTCCTTAATCCGATGGTTACTTTAATGGAAGCCTATAGAGATATTCTATATTACGGCGTATTTCCTTATTTTCCGGGCATAGGCTTATTTACGCTTATGTCGTTTCTGATACTCATTTTTGGTTATAAGCTTTTCAAGCATTTATCTAAAGGTTTTGCAGAACAAATATAG
- the gmd gene encoding GDP-mannose 4,6-dehydratase, whose product MKSALITGITGQDGSYLAELLLEKGYKVYGIVRRKSKVDFGTVDHLKEQLEFIYADMTDLPSLIGAMKIAQPDEVYNLAAQSFVATSWEQPLATAEIDALGVTNMLEAIRIVKPEARFYQASTSEMFGLVQETPQTETTPFYPRSPYGVAKLYGHWITKNYRESYQMYACSGILFNHESPRRGLEFVTRKITDAVARIKFGLQDKLYLGNLDAKRDWGYAGDYVKAMWLMLQQKVAEDYVIASGETHSVREFVQLAFRFAGFELEWVGEGVKEKGRDKISGKTLVVVDPSFFRPAEVELLLGSPAKACGTLGWDRIIGFEELVSMMMNEDLNRVAQAVQKENKGVSA is encoded by the coding sequence ATGAAGAGCGCTTTGATAACAGGTATAACTGGTCAGGATGGATCCTATTTAGCCGAATTGCTTTTAGAAAAAGGTTATAAAGTTTATGGGATAGTTAGGCGAAAGAGTAAAGTTGACTTTGGTACAGTAGATCATTTGAAGGAACAGTTAGAATTTATTTATGCCGATATGACGGATTTACCATCCCTTATCGGGGCTATGAAGATTGCTCAACCGGATGAAGTGTATAATCTTGCCGCTCAATCTTTTGTGGCTACATCCTGGGAACAACCCTTGGCAACAGCCGAAATTGATGCTCTAGGAGTAACTAATATGCTTGAAGCAATTCGCATAGTAAAGCCTGAAGCCCGTTTTTATCAAGCTTCAACGAGCGAAATGTTTGGCTTAGTTCAGGAAACTCCCCAAACAGAAACAACCCCCTTTTATCCGCGGAGTCCTTATGGAGTAGCTAAGCTCTATGGGCACTGGATTACTAAGAACTATCGAGAAAGTTATCAGATGTACGCTTGTTCGGGGATTTTATTCAACCATGAGTCTCCACGACGTGGTTTAGAATTTGTTACACGTAAAATAACAGATGCAGTGGCACGAATTAAGTTTGGGTTACAGGATAAATTATACTTAGGTAATTTGGATGCTAAGCGGGATTGGGGTTATGCAGGAGATTATGTCAAAGCAATGTGGTTAATGCTTCAGCAAAAAGTAGCTGAAGATTATGTTATTGCTTCAGGAGAGACTCATTCCGTTCGTGAATTTGTACAGCTAGCATTTCGCTTTGCAGGCTTTGAACTGGAATGGGTAGGAGAAGGTGTGAAGGAAAAAGGAAGAGACAAGATAAGTGGGAAGACCTTAGTTGTGGTTGATCCGAGTTTCTTTAGACCAGCAGAAGTTGAATTGCTTCTTGGTAGCCCTGCAAAAGCATGCGGCACTTTAGGTTGGGATCGTATTATAGGATTTGAAGAACTGGTGAGCATGATGATGAATGAGGATTTGAACCGAGTCGCACAAGCAGTACAAAAGGAAAATAAAGGAGTATCTGCTTAA
- a CDS encoding GDP-mannose 4,6-dehydratase, which produces MITGINGFVGKYLAKELLEYGYTVSGIGMGRFELCDNQYRDINILDKNILKQAVEELNPDLVFHLAGNASVSRSWTDPKASFDANVVGTINLLESLNGRDIKSIIIVSSSEIYGPGKLFGERFAESMPPNPQNPYATSKYAAERIALQLGQMYKLPIINTRPFNHIGVSQSEGFVVPDFARQIIEASKGDGIIRVGRLDVYRDFTDVRDIVRAYRLLAEKGLAGETYNICSGEGRKISDILQLMCTEYDDLAVQLDEKKIRPSENIYAVGDNSKIKSAVGWEPSYAIEDSLREVLNEWKNRM; this is translated from the coding sequence ATGATAACCGGCATAAATGGTTTTGTAGGTAAATATTTGGCCAAAGAACTTCTAGAGTATGGCTATACAGTCAGCGGGATTGGCATGGGTAGATTTGAATTGTGTGATAATCAGTATAGAGATATAAATATCTTGGATAAAAATATATTAAAACAAGCGGTGGAGGAACTTAATCCGGATTTGGTTTTTCATCTTGCAGGAAATGCTTCGGTAAGCCGTTCTTGGACTGATCCTAAGGCATCGTTTGATGCTAATGTTGTGGGAACGATCAATTTGTTGGAATCATTGAATGGGAGAGATATTAAGTCTATTATTATTGTGAGCTCATCGGAGATTTATGGGCCTGGAAAGTTATTCGGGGAAAGGTTTGCGGAATCTATGCCTCCGAATCCACAAAACCCCTATGCGACTTCGAAATATGCAGCGGAGCGTATTGCCTTACAACTTGGTCAAATGTACAAGCTGCCCATCATAAATACGCGCCCATTTAATCATATTGGGGTTAGTCAAAGTGAGGGTTTCGTTGTACCCGATTTTGCCCGCCAAATTATCGAAGCATCAAAGGGGGACGGAATTATCAGAGTAGGGCGACTTGATGTATATAGGGATTTCACTGATGTAAGGGATATAGTACGAGCATATCGCCTATTAGCTGAAAAAGGTCTTGCGGGTGAAACCTATAATATATGTTCTGGTGAGGGCAGAAAGATAAGCGATATTTTACAGCTTATGTGCACTGAATATGATGATTTAGCAGTACAACTTGATGAGAAGAAGATTCGTCCTTCGGAGAATATTTATGCTGTTGGAGACAATAGTAAAATAAAATCCGCTGTAGGTTGGGAACCCAGCTATGCTATTGAAGATAGTTTAAGAGAGGTTCTGAACGAATGGAAGAATCGCATGTAG
- a CDS encoding exopolysaccharide biosynthesis polyprenyl glycosylphosphotransferase: MYSGRVSKLSVRFFVLDLVVYAISSFIVGYLKFLNDISVISINAYLIMLVLIGIIFISLLYISGNYETPNLLQVHPQIYFRSLMYSAAFFYVISFYVRYVSYSRIYFTVFFGVNFILAITARYLLSKVYKSSLGDKAKLPLVAIGFMSNNENLLEKLVLEMRLRVVAKQSLISNLEELVDSHHEIANKLGLVNTRELGMLVYEEKVGQLEPLISYCELNYIPLFIVPSVSSLLSIPLKTINYRGILLLGPKDLVVDGVSKRFKRILDVILAIIGIVLTSWLMAFLWVILLFDSPRHAIFSQERLGLDGKKVRIFKFRTMVIDSERQLKILLENDGINKNYYDNYKIENDPRITPLGKYLRKWSLDELPQLINILKGDLSFVGPRPIVPSELARYGTHGKIILRVKPGLTGLWQVSGRNDVSYEDRIQMDLFYIHNWSLGFDMKIILQTIPAVLCRKGAG; encoded by the coding sequence TTGTACTCTGGAAGAGTATCTAAATTAAGTGTGCGTTTTTTTGTTTTAGATTTAGTGGTGTATGCTATAAGCAGCTTCATAGTCGGATATTTGAAATTCTTGAATGATATATCTGTTATCAGTATCAACGCCTATTTAATAATGTTAGTGCTGATAGGTATTATTTTCATAAGCTTATTATATATTTCAGGGAACTATGAAACGCCAAACCTATTACAAGTCCATCCGCAGATTTATTTTCGCTCACTAATGTATAGTGCTGCTTTTTTTTATGTTATATCCTTTTACGTCCGCTATGTGAGCTACTCTCGTATCTATTTCACCGTATTTTTTGGAGTCAACTTTATTTTAGCAATAACGGCAAGATATCTATTATCAAAAGTATATAAATCAAGTCTCGGTGATAAGGCAAAATTACCTTTAGTGGCTATAGGATTCATGTCTAATAATGAAAACCTCTTGGAAAAACTGGTTCTAGAGATGAGACTTAGGGTTGTGGCTAAACAATCTTTAATTAGCAATCTGGAAGAATTAGTGGATAGTCATCACGAGATTGCAAATAAGTTAGGCTTAGTGAATACAAGAGAGCTAGGCATGTTGGTTTACGAGGAGAAGGTAGGACAACTAGAGCCCCTAATTTCTTATTGCGAACTTAATTATATTCCCCTATTTATTGTGCCGTCGGTTAGTAGTTTATTGTCAATTCCGTTAAAAACAATTAATTATAGAGGGATTCTCCTCTTAGGTCCTAAAGATTTGGTTGTAGATGGCGTCTCAAAACGCTTTAAGAGAATTTTGGATGTGATACTGGCTATTATAGGTATAGTACTGACTTCATGGCTTATGGCTTTTTTATGGGTAATCTTATTATTTGATTCGCCTAGACATGCAATATTTTCTCAAGAGCGCTTAGGTCTTGATGGAAAAAAAGTCCGAATTTTTAAGTTTCGTACAATGGTGATAGACTCGGAAAGACAACTTAAAATCCTCCTTGAAAATGATGGGATAAATAAAAACTATTATGATAATTATAAGATCGAAAACGATCCGCGTATAACACCCTTAGGAAAGTACTTAAGAAAGTGGAGTTTGGACGAACTGCCTCAATTGATAAATATTTTAAAAGGTGATTTAAGTTTTGTTGGGCCACGTCCAATTGTTCCATCAGAACTTGCCCGATATGGTACTCATGGCAAAATAATTCTTCGTGTAAAACCCGGACTTACCGGTTTATGGCAAGTAAGCGGGCGTAATGATGTGAGTTATGAAGATAGAATTCAAATGGATCTATTCTACATACATAATTGGTCTCTGGGCTTTGACATGAAGATAATATTACAGACAATTCCGGCGGTTTTGTGTAGAAAAGGAGCTGGGTAA
- a CDS encoding cell wall-binding repeat-containing protein, translating to MKKSKKFLTSLAIISMTLTTVPSHAFAENAASTRLAGTTAAQTATAIADQTGWTGTAILASSASYGMVDALTAGPLSSYLKAPILLTGPGNTLDPDTKAELTKLNVKTVYVTSGKAVISQAVLDQLSAMGIKVVSIGGQDRAETSVNIAKKMVGVTKVAVANGLQDALSIASIASAANEPILITDKNSVPPSVAAFLAANPSITSTDIIGGTGVISDSVAAQFPHATRHAGATAYDTNNQVIQDFSSSLQFANVYVANGKTGIDALAGAPLAALTKSPIVLTDGTVPASATFVHSKLAENAVVTALGGAAVVSDAVRTGVLTGSVPSQVGPLNVTSVTAVSASSIKVQFNTAPADTSKVTFSITNSGAPVTVTPTWNDTKTVATLSGSANFPEGTYTVSVKNGESDLGSSTVAITTQKIAKINITATKLAVTQATTGSGIGYATFSVIDQYGNDITNSYLANNIQWQCGVGNITSPSHGVLKVTPNGQNLLTFSTVVLTGYDSTSGVSASATLPTSTAMGTLSSITLNKLTNVNNTPLTAADTSDTWYVDYTANDMSGNPTNDYNLVKNGLILTGVNSDQLSVSSPYVIAKIVQDPNDSNKAAIQVTVTVDTIQTDMPVTITAMGWQGAPSGLQLTLKKQQSLYSFNLMAPSYNVASGESKMIPFMAYDQNGKQLTKYDDIKDITTGLTSCTLVENVDGTASLFNTPIAVSGNQSIPEILTAVTTTGKFSSITLNVQPTAQPKTLTLNTSVLLSTMQNGSEQFIDFGINYGGLSVKDQYGRIYDMIGKATTSSALTIGGTVAIPKYCYQVIATTSGSISVTGTDIYGNSTYLTPNPIASGAKGICIKANAANSTNPTGAGSGTITFKLINALDGHLGTVSDPHTIIDSQSVDISVLADTDVKGYTIDPVPNPIYAVNDNSTLSDYDIDYAANPHVYGTTSSGSKIKLRGKPVIAVAVDSKDFTVVNNAASGPIAYDKVKVVANDLDPSKDSSSTNLTVTLNGADGLVHALTTPIKSSTASPVTKMLVAAVGTYLPTNSLNDIGDVAKISANWLDKNKIMARFDSNGTVGTYGPTHNGYDNTANLNTIGRAAVYFLGVDQYGTKAIPLDSIRVVSAVKADGVTPSAFSMNLDGTIVTPPDVGDVIKLTAVSKNGMIKSIEIIVQPTDPTYMSIYTD from the coding sequence ATGAAAAAAAGTAAAAAATTCCTTACATCGTTAGCAATCATAAGTATGACCTTAACCACAGTTCCTTCACATGCTTTTGCTGAAAATGCCGCTTCAACACGTCTAGCCGGCACAACCGCAGCACAAACTGCAACAGCAATTGCCGATCAAACCGGCTGGACCGGTACAGCAATTCTTGCATCTTCCGCTTCCTATGGTATGGTTGATGCTCTGACTGCCGGCCCTCTTTCTAGTTACCTAAAAGCTCCAATCCTGTTAACCGGTCCTGGAAATACCCTTGACCCTGATACTAAAGCAGAACTCACCAAACTCAATGTTAAAACAGTTTATGTCACAAGCGGTAAAGCTGTTATCAGCCAAGCAGTGCTTGACCAACTGTCAGCCATGGGCATTAAAGTTGTTTCCATCGGCGGACAAGATCGTGCTGAAACTTCCGTTAACATTGCTAAGAAAATGGTCGGCGTAACCAAAGTTGCCGTTGCCAATGGATTACAAGATGCTCTTTCCATTGCTTCTATTGCTTCGGCTGCTAATGAACCAATCCTCATTACCGACAAGAATTCTGTTCCTCCTAGTGTTGCCGCCTTTTTAGCAGCTAACCCAAGCATTACTTCAACCGATATCATCGGCGGAACAGGTGTGATCAGTGATTCAGTAGCGGCTCAATTCCCTCATGCAACCCGTCATGCCGGAGCAACGGCTTATGACACCAATAACCAAGTCATCCAAGATTTTAGTTCGTCCCTCCAGTTTGCCAACGTTTATGTTGCCAATGGCAAAACCGGGATTGATGCCCTTGCTGGTGCGCCTCTTGCAGCTCTGACAAAGTCCCCCATTGTCCTCACAGACGGAACTGTTCCTGCATCAGCAACCTTTGTCCACAGCAAATTAGCCGAAAATGCAGTTGTTACCGCTTTGGGCGGTGCAGCTGTTGTTTCCGACGCAGTGCGTACCGGTGTTCTCACTGGCAGTGTCCCTTCACAGGTCGGTCCATTGAATGTCACATCTGTAACTGCTGTAAGTGCCAGCAGCATCAAAGTCCAGTTTAATACTGCTCCGGCTGATACCAGCAAAGTTACATTCTCGATTACAAATTCTGGGGCTCCTGTTACGGTTACTCCTACTTGGAACGATACCAAAACAGTCGCTACCCTGAGTGGTTCGGCAAACTTCCCTGAAGGAACCTATACCGTTAGTGTGAAAAATGGCGAATCTGATCTTGGTTCAAGCACCGTGGCTATTACAACGCAAAAGATCGCTAAGATAAACATTACCGCAACCAAACTTGCTGTTACTCAGGCTACCACAGGCAGCGGCATCGGCTATGCAACCTTTTCGGTTATTGACCAATATGGCAACGATATTACTAACAGCTATCTTGCTAATAACATTCAGTGGCAATGTGGAGTCGGTAACATTACTTCACCTTCACACGGTGTCTTAAAAGTTACACCAAACGGTCAGAACCTCCTTACCTTCTCTACGGTAGTTCTTACAGGCTATGATTCAACCTCAGGTGTTTCCGCCAGTGCAACGCTGCCTACCTCGACAGCAATGGGAACCTTAAGCAGCATTACGCTGAATAAACTGACCAACGTTAATAACACACCGCTTACTGCTGCCGATACCAGCGACACATGGTATGTTGATTACACCGCTAACGATATGAGCGGTAACCCTACTAACGACTATAACTTAGTTAAAAACGGTTTAATCTTAACCGGAGTAAATTCTGATCAATTGTCAGTTTCCAGTCCCTATGTCATTGCTAAAATTGTACAAGATCCTAACGACAGTAACAAAGCTGCAATTCAAGTTACAGTCACTGTTGACACTATTCAAACGGATATGCCTGTAACCATTACTGCTATGGGCTGGCAAGGGGCACCTTCGGGATTACAGTTAACATTAAAGAAACAGCAATCACTTTATTCATTTAATTTGATGGCGCCTTCATATAATGTCGCTTCAGGTGAATCTAAAATGATTCCCTTTATGGCATACGATCAAAATGGAAAACAATTAACTAAATATGATGACATCAAAGATATTACTACTGGCCTTACCAGTTGTACGCTTGTGGAGAATGTTGACGGAACTGCTAGTTTATTTAATACACCTATTGCTGTTTCAGGTAATCAAAGTATTCCTGAAATTTTAACTGCAGTCACAACAACTGGCAAATTTAGCTCCATAACTCTTAATGTTCAGCCAACTGCGCAACCAAAGACGCTAACATTGAATACGTCAGTGCTATTAAGTACCATGCAGAATGGATCTGAACAATTCATTGACTTCGGCATTAACTACGGTGGTCTTAGCGTTAAAGATCAATATGGCCGAATCTATGATATGATTGGCAAGGCAACTACTTCGTCTGCTCTTACTATCGGCGGAACTGTGGCAATCCCTAAATATTGTTACCAAGTCATAGCAACAACTTCCGGCTCTATTTCGGTAACCGGCACTGATATCTATGGTAACTCAACCTACTTGACACCTAATCCGATTGCATCCGGGGCAAAAGGCATCTGCATCAAAGCAAATGCTGCAAATTCAACCAACCCAACGGGAGCAGGATCAGGAACTATTACTTTCAAACTAATTAATGCCCTTGATGGCCATCTCGGTACTGTTTCAGACCCCCATACGATTATTGATTCACAATCCGTGGATATCTCAGTTCTTGCCGACACGGATGTAAAAGGATACACAATCGACCCTGTCCCCAATCCAATCTATGCTGTAAATGATAACTCCACTCTTAGTGATTATGACATTGACTATGCTGCAAACCCCCATGTCTATGGAACGACATCTTCAGGATCAAAGATAAAACTTAGAGGCAAGCCAGTTATCGCTGTAGCTGTGGACTCAAAAGATTTTACAGTTGTTAATAACGCGGCATCCGGTCCCATTGCCTATGATAAAGTGAAGGTCGTTGCTAACGATTTAGACCCAAGCAAAGATTCATCTAGTACGAATCTGACAGTAACACTTAATGGCGCAGACGGTTTAGTCCACGCCCTGACAACACCCATTAAATCTTCAACAGCGTCACCCGTAACGAAAATGCTTGTTGCTGCAGTTGGAACCTATTTACCAACCAACTCACTTAACGATATAGGTGATGTGGCTAAAATAAGCGCAAACTGGCTTGATAAGAATAAGATCATGGCTAGATTTGACAGCAACGGGACCGTTGGTACTTACGGTCCAACTCATAACGGATATGATAACACGGCTAATCTCAACACCATAGGTCGTGCTGCCGTCTACTTCTTAGGAGTTGACCAGTACGGAACAAAAGCAATTCCTTTAGATTCGATAAGAGTCGTTTCCGCGGTCAAAGCTGATGGAGTAACACCTAGCGCCTTTAGCATGAATCTTGATGGGACGATCGTTACGCCACCTGATGTAGGAGATGTAATTAAACTAACGGCTGTTAGCAAAAATGGTATGATTAAATCTATCGAAATTATTGTACAGCCTACGGATCCTACCTATATGTCAATCTATACCGACTAG
- a CDS encoding cell wall-binding repeat-containing protein codes for MKMKLKFLAILLCLFVSMIIAPKGTYALSSSNIQSARFAGEDQYQTSSAIAKAGWTSSYYAIVASGVNFPDALCAAPLAAKYDAPILLNSTNHLEDATKEELLNLNVKSVIMIGGTGILSAGVEQDIEALGINVWRIAGQDRYETSLDVAQVLGESTEAVIASGDDFQDVLSAAPIAAQKRMPIILTPSTELETNIKDYIEKSVTKTYVLGDETYVSDSIFNQLPAPQRLSSSDHYNTNIEILKAFANDLNLNTCYVATGESYPDALSGSVLASLTKSPVILVKEPLNEETNSYFTENANNIKKVIALGGTAVVSDNLLSTITACSGSNTDNNTNTNTNTNTNTNTNTNTNTNTNTNTNTNTNTNTNTNTGNANSNSGSANTGADNNGVLGSPTHVLINSPDTNEIDLSWDSINNAVSYNVYRTTADSGVYKLIASVNYPYYIDDNAFSGVTYYYKVQAANTTGTGPYSSVAYATALLDKNVFSPPTNLVAITQSNSQILLSWIGVPNAMYYNIYRATSYGGTYNKLTSVTVSNYTDSSATAGTMYYYKVQAVCDKGPSTFSNIVYGVTK; via the coding sequence ATGAAAATGAAACTTAAGTTTTTAGCAATCTTACTTTGTTTGTTTGTTTCAATGATAATAGCCCCTAAAGGTACCTATGCTTTATCTTCATCAAACATTCAAAGCGCGCGATTTGCCGGTGAAGACCAGTATCAAACTTCTTCAGCTATTGCCAAAGCAGGTTGGACTTCGTCTTATTACGCAATTGTTGCCAGCGGGGTGAATTTTCCTGATGCCTTGTGCGCCGCACCTCTTGCTGCAAAATATGATGCTCCTATCTTACTTAATTCAACCAATCATCTGGAAGATGCCACGAAAGAAGAACTTTTAAACTTAAATGTAAAGAGTGTCATTATGATTGGAGGAACCGGGATACTCTCTGCAGGTGTGGAGCAAGATATAGAAGCTTTAGGGATTAACGTCTGGAGAATTGCTGGGCAGGACCGTTATGAGACATCTTTAGATGTTGCCCAAGTTTTGGGAGAGTCTACTGAAGCTGTGATTGCATCAGGTGATGATTTTCAGGACGTATTATCAGCTGCTCCGATAGCGGCACAAAAAAGAATGCCAATTATTCTTACACCTAGTACTGAGCTTGAAACGAATATAAAGGATTACATAGAAAAATCAGTAACGAAAACCTACGTTCTAGGCGATGAAACGTATGTTAGTGATTCTATTTTTAATCAACTTCCCGCGCCCCAAAGATTAAGTTCCAGTGATCACTATAATACGAACATTGAAATATTAAAAGCATTTGCTAATGATCTTAATTTAAATACTTGTTATGTTGCGACAGGTGAGTCCTACCCTGATGCATTGTCCGGATCTGTACTTGCTTCATTAACGAAATCGCCGGTCATTCTTGTAAAAGAACCTTTAAATGAAGAAACGAACAGTTATTTTACGGAAAATGCGAACAACATTAAAAAAGTAATTGCTTTAGGTGGGACAGCAGTAGTATCGGACAATTTGCTAAGCACTATTACCGCATGTAGTGGTTCTAATACTGATAACAACACTAATACAAACACTAATACAAACACTAATACAAACACTAATACAAACACTAATACAAACACTAATACAAACACTAATACAAATACTAATACTAATACTAATACCAATACAGGTAATGCCAATTCCAATTCAGGTAGTGCTAATACTGGGGCAGATAATAACGGTGTACTAGGAAGTCCGACTCATGTTTTAATAAATTCCCCGGACACGAACGAGATTGATTTGTCATGGGATTCAATAAATAATGCTGTTTCCTATAATGTATATAGAACTACAGCCGATTCGGGGGTATACAAACTTATTGCTTCGGTTAATTACCCATACTATATTGATGATAATGCTTTTTCGGGTGTAACATATTACTATAAAGTGCAGGCAGCAAATACAACGGGCACCGGTCCGTATTCAAGTGTAGCGTACGCGACTGCATTACTGGACAAGAATGTTTTTTCTCCTCCGACGAATCTTGTTGCAATCACCCAAAGCAATTCACAAATCCTGCTCAGTTGGATTGGTGTTCCTAATGCTATGTATTACAATATATATAGGGCAACATCTTATGGTGGGACATATAACAAGCTTACATCGGTAACGGTTTCTAATTATACGGACAGTTCTGCAACTGCAGGTACGATGTATTATTACAAAGTCCAGGCTGTCTGTGACAAGGGGCCGAGTACTTTCTCAAATATTGTCTATGGTGTTACAAAGTAA